In Thunnus maccoyii chromosome 11, fThuMac1.1, whole genome shotgun sequence, one genomic interval encodes:
- the mid1ip1a gene encoding mid1-interacting protein 1A has protein sequence MMMQQSETPKQKNSLFNAMNRFIGAVNNMDQTIMVPSLLRDVPLDEDREMSSLKSDEDEGDMYSYYQLLKSIRTDIEWGVRCAAADERRKESMKITRVNSSASISSSASSSSEEEDEEDEDLEKQFQFHLTGLQGVLGKLTLQANSLTKRYKQEIGIGGWGQ, from the coding sequence ATGATGATGCAGCAGTCAGAAACACCCAAACAGAAGAACTCCCTCTTCAACGCCATGAACCGATTCATCGGCGCGGTCAACAACATGGACCAGACCATCATGGTGCCCAGTTTGCTGCGGGACGTCCCGCTGGATGAGGACAGAGAGATGAGCTCCCTGAAATCAGACGAGGACGAGGGGGACATGTACAGCTACTACCAGCTGCTCAAGTCCATCCGTACCGACATCGAGTGGGGGGTCAGGTGCGCAGCAGCCGACGAGAGGCGCAAGGAAAGCATGAAGATCACCCGGGTGAACTCGTCCgcatccatctcctcctccgcatcatcatcatccgaggaggaagacgaggaggacGAGGATTTGGAGAAGCAGTTCCAGTTTCACCTGACCGGGCTTCAAGGGGTGCTGGGCAAGCTCACACTGCAGGCCAACTCTCTTACCAAGCGCTACAAGCAGGAGATTGGTATCGGAGGATGGGGCCAGTAA
- the tspan7b gene encoding tetraspanin-7b codes for METKPVITCLKTLLIVYSFVFWITGAILLAVGVWGKLMLGPYISLIADNSTNAPYVLIGTGTVIIVFGLFGCFATCRGSPWMLKLYAMFLSLVFLAELVAGISGFVFRHEIKGTFHRTYTDAVLNYNAADEASRAVDNLQHRLRCCGVYNYTSWFASVYYPSNGIPASCCFNSSDCNPEDLRNATLAPSKVYHQGCYELVTSFMETNMAIIAGVTFGIAFSQLIGMLLACCLSRIITANQYEMV; via the exons ATAACAGGAGCCATCCTGCTGGCAGTGGGAGTATGGGGGAAGTTGATGCTGGGCCCGTACATCTCCCTGATAGCCGACAACTCCACCAACGCCCCATACGTTCTCATCGGCACCGGTACTGTCATCATCGTTTTTGGCCTGTTCGGATGCTTCGCCACCTGCAGAGGAAGCCCATGGATGCTGAAGCTG TATGCCATGTTTCTGTCGCTGGTTTTCCTCGCTGAGTTAGTGGCTGGGATTTCTGGATTTGTCTTTCGCCACGAG ATAAAGGGAACCTTTCACAGGACATACACTGACGCAGTCCTGAACTACAACGCTGCGGATGAGGCGAGCCGTGCTGTTGATAATTTACAGCACAGG CTGCGTTGTTGTGGAGTGTATAACTACACCAGTTGGTTTGCCAGTGTTTATTACCCATCCAACGGCAttcctgccagctgctgcttcaACTCCTCTGACTGCAACCCAGAAGACCTCCGTAATGCAACTCTTGCTCCGAGCAAAGTCTACCACCAG GGCTGCTATGAGCTGGTCACTTCATTCATGGAAACCAACATGGCCATCATTGCAGGAGTGACGTTCGGGATTGCCTTCTCACAg CTGATTGGCATGTTGCTGGCCTGCTGTCTGTCCAGGATCATCACAGCCAATCAGTACGAGATGGTGTAG